The window TCTATAAAGTAACAAACTGCTTCTTAACGTACAGATTTTAAAATAACCAATAAATTATTAATTGAAagagttttttattattcttatttgtTTAAAATACCTGAACACTGCCTACCATGGAAATTATGATATTAAGCATAAAGTTACACTGTCAATTTAATTCTGCTACTAGTGATCTTTTAAATATTCCAATTGCAACTAAACTACTTATTGAGGTACAAACATTATTGCCCAgtaatgttaaaataaacactGGGTTTAcaccctgttttattttaatgaagtGATTAACTGACAGTGCATGCTCTATTTAGTGTGTTTTGTTAAGCCTTCACCTCAGACTCACTCACGCTGCTCATGTTCTTAGTCCTGTTTCTGAGGACATGGCACCTGGCAACATCCTTGATTTTGATTGGGAcaatttcacttcctgtttcagggtTCAGAGGTCAAACTGGTTCGACTCTGTCCTTTTCAGAGGGATTAAGCAGGCCTATCTGATCCTCCTTAATCCACACGCACCATCACTAGGGCATAAagctgttttacacacacacacatatctgggCTACATGATGTGTGTAAATCTTGTCTACACTGACCACATATGACATACAGATAAAGACATAAATCTGAAACATTTGTGACCATCACAGACATTAGAGAAATTCAACATtttcaaaaatgtatttatttgcttattttttttttagcatggaATAAAAAACAGACTCAAGTATGTGCTGGGTACAGTCAAGATAAACACAAGGAGTCAGCTAGACTTTGGTGACAACTTACAATAAGGTTAAAAGTAACAAATGTATTCCTTCAAGTATTGTGACATTCAGCAGGACAGTTATAATGACTCGGTCATGTTGACAGATGAGGACAACAGCCAGTCTTAATCAGGAGCTGCTTCACCACCTCAAATGTCCAACAGTCTCTTTGTTTGTGGCTTAACTCTGTCACCGTTTACCCAAAAGATCTTATTCAAACCTAAGGTCATGGGATAATCTACTCAACCGGATTGGAGAGTAGTATGACCAGTTTACCGGTTTCAGGTTTGCTCATGTCTCTAGGAACAAAGAGCCTGATACCGTGATTGTTTACACAACAAAGACGCACCTGCTTCTGAATATTTCCAAGTATTCCAGTGTAATTACATAGCTGAGGTTCTTAATGTTGTAAACCAGTTACTGTAACATGAACTTTTATACTCTGCTGTAAAGTTAAATGTTTAGTTTAATACATGGAAACATGAAGGACTGTGTCCAAACCAAGTCAAGTCTACATTATGTTCATTATTCTACTTCTTATATGTGCATATTCAGCATTACTAAATCCCAACAAGAATGAATCACACGTCTGGCTAAGGTATATAATGTGTTACATGATAAGGTATCTGGGCTGATGGCAACCTATAAGATGGTTCAAGTAAgaggacagaatgaagagcTTGACTTTTCCAACtaaggagacacaacacaagaGGGACACACTGACATTCTTCTGTGTAAAACATCCTCCTACTCCAAAAAAGCTTTGAATCCCCaccaaaaaaacatcttcatcaTGAACTTTGAGGAGAGTCCAGTGACATTTACCGAGCACATTTGTACGCCTTTCAGAAGATAAATTATTTTGATTTTCAGTGCATCCCAAAAATACATGCATGTtctgtatatatacatttttctttGTATTGATTACTACTAATGATCGGTGCCAGTCTGCCAAACACTGTGAGCTCATGGACCTGTACTCGGGGCAGTCTTGTCACCAAGAAAAGGCACAACTGGTGTAAAGCAGAAATATAATAAAGCCCTTGAACTGTACACTGCACTGTGGACTTGGGCGaaaccaccaccaacacaagaACAAACAGCCACGGCCCGGAGAGACCGTCCTTCAAAATAGTCTCAAACTCTCTTGGATTGGAGCAGAGAAGATTATTTGTACGTCACTGCAGCTGTAAACACTGTGAGTCTTACTTTGGCCAATTTGGtccaaagcaacaaaaacatagCTATTTGATCAAGTCCCTGAGGATGAACCAATGTATTTTCTGCAGCCTTCCAGCACCTTAACCAGATTAAAATATTCCTTTCCATAGAAACATCCAGGTCTATGATACAATACACAAAGACATTACTTTCATACATTCATCAGCTTTTAGGTTCGTCACCTGTGTTTTAAATCTGTGAGTGCTGCTTTAGCAAACCAACCCCTCCGTTCTGCTACCAAAGGCCTGAATAATGGGATCTACATCCTCCTCCTGATTGCTTTAGTTCTCCCTCTGGGCCTTTTGCTTCTTACGGGCCAGCCGGGCCTCACGCATATCCTCCAGAGTTTTACGGGGGTCCATGACAAATGCCAGAGCCACAGCGGCAGTGCCATCTCCGCTCTGTCTGGAAAAGCACAGGAAGGTGGCCCAAAGGAAGGCGCAGCAGCCCATGAAAGCTGTCCGCATGTACAAAGGCATCAAGACGAAGttgaggaactgaaaagagcaCAAGGAAAGGATTGTATCATTTGTACTGTGTCCTCCAAATTTGAAGTAAAACCTTCCAGCATGCACCAGTGCAACCCAACACAAACATATATTGTCATCTTAAGCATGTCCCTtcattgttgctgctgttgtgatgTATTTACAGTGTTATTGGGTAAACACATCTAGACCATGTGCTGCTCAGTGTGTATTCTATTTTAGTGAACATATAAGAAACACAAGTTCACCTGCATGAAGGGCCAGTACATGAGTCCAgtctgaaacagaaaaagatggaAGGTCAGTGATGTAATGCAGTAAAAAGCCATAAAGTCTCTGTGAATGAGCAACACCTGCTATAATAACGTGCATTATTTCAGCATGACAAATGCTTCGATGACCTGCAACAGGAGTTTAGCATTGATTAATTATTATGGGTGCACCTAGAACATCTAAAAATAATTTAACCGTTGCCAGTCACACCCTTAAGAAAATATTCCACTGCTTTTTCCAGCATTGAAATTGTGGTGACACAGAGACTGCACTATTACCAGGCTAATGGCATGTTACAGGATGATACAGCAGGATGACTGTGTGGTTTTACACTTGGCCGGATTTCAGCTCTTAAATGTCCTGAAACTCATTGACATTTTTATCCGCTGGCTGTAGTCACGATTGAATTACCCGGCTTGCTCCCGGGCGTCAGGCCCACTGCGCAAAAGCAGCAGTGGTACAATCTAGGTTAATCTGCTGGTGAGCTGGCAGTGGCGGCTACTGGGTGTGAAGGGAAGGTGACTTTCCTTCGCTTGTTGAGGCCTTTCTTACCTTCCAGGTGTTGAAGAACTTCTCCCTCCAGTCTTCAAATATATCCTCTTTACCCTCCAAGAAACTCACCCCTGCAGGCCAGAGGACACAATTTACGCAGAGCTCGGAATAATATTTGTGCGCCATTACGCCACAGCGTTGAACATGTGTAATGACTCCTCACCTTGGTTTGGCTGAGAAACAACCTTGACAGGAAGTTACATCAACTCTTCTTAAGTGGCTCAAATCATTCTCCCATTCACAGCGTTTCTATACACTCACTTTATCTCTggacatttatttaattaagaGAATACATTTAGGGCTTTGAAGTTTTGGCTTTTGATGGTTGAATATAAGTAAGGCTCCTTATAGTGTTTTTTATATTGCCCTTTAATAAATAAACCCTCATTTCTTAtttaaagttgtgttttattgtttgacATAATGAGGTATCTTACCTGTGTAGAAGACACTGGTGGCCAGAGGCGACGCAAAGCTTTGGTCCAGCAGGAGTTTGCGGAAAACCATCCCGGCGGACTTTCCAGGGAATCGTCTCTCCAAGGCTCGCAGCCAGAAGTAATTAAAGTTTCCGTGGAAACTGATTGCCACGATGGCAACATTGCGAGTGTGTTTCCAGTCCATGCGCTCTTTCTGAGCAATGAGCTGGTGGACTAGGTCACCTCCGGCGAATAAGCAACCGTACAAAGTGACATTGGCCAGCCACGGGAATCGCTTGGCGGCTTCTTTGAGAACAGCTCTCCTCATTTTGGCACCGGTGAAAAGCTGGGGATCCCGCTGGCGCTTACAAGACGGCCTCTCCTAAATGACGTTAATTCAGCAATCAAGACGCAAGCATACCAGTTAAATTCATTTGACAAGGCCCTGATGACACCTGGCTCGCGGACAGGACGCAATCCATCTGTGTGCGGTAATCAGGGGAGGGATTATACGTTTCCTCCGGCAACAGAAATGTCACAATTATCAGATCTCAGAAGACACCGCCAAAAAGTTTAACAAACAGTTTAATTGGCATATTGCTGCTGTGCGTAAAAGCTGCCATGGTTCCCACCTGTGCGTCCTGGAGACCTCTCAGTAAAATACAAGACACAAAACACGGAGACGCGCAAAGACATGGATCGGCTGGAACGTAAGTGTAAATCTAGATCATTCTGCCTTCTCTCACTCGGTCTGTCGCTCCCGGTGAATCAGTTTCCTCTTCGATAACAAATCCTGCAGGTCAAGCGCTAATCTGAGAGGTTGTTCCAGTCTGCTCAGAGGCAGATCCCCGAATAACTGCGCGCACTGATATCACAGTGACAGTCTGCTGTGTGCACAACGATGAGCCTGGTTCATTAAACCAATCCATGCACTGTCAGATCAGCCGCGCTCTTACCCACAACGAGCAGCCTTTCTCGCTCTCTTCTTGCTTTATCCAACGCATCTTCAGAAGATTGCTGCCTGCTGAAGAATTTCCTGTGACGTATACATGTTGACAGCACAAACAGGTAGGAGTATGGAAACACATGTTGGTGTGTAAACAGACCAACTGCCCTTAACTGCATCTCCTATCTCCCTCTCAATCAAAAGGAAATCATAAATTGTATTGACTTTGTCCCCACTTTGGGGACAAAGATGGAGAGGTCAGATTGAGGTggtttggacatgtgcagaggaggggTGGTGGTTTTATTGGTAGAAGAATGGTGGCAAATGAGCTGCCAGGTAAGAGTTTAAAAGGCCAAAGAGGAGATATATGGATGTGCTaagagaggacatgaagttggtgtgagagagagaaagcagaggatAGAGTTCGATGGAAACTGATTCGCTGTGGAGGCCCCTAAAGATGACAGCCTAAGAATAAGACACAACATGTTGACAGCACAAACAGGAAGGAGTGTGGCAacacatgtttatgtgtaaaCAGACCAATGGCCATTAACTGCAGCTCCCTCCTACCTCACAATCAGTTATAATGGAGATTTTGAGTTTTGCAACCTCTCCACTCTGACTGCTTAAAGCATTGAAGCAGATTGAAGCATTTATGGAAAGAAATCAATCCTTCAAAACAGTAAACAAATAGATATCTGATATCAGATATCTTTCATATTCATCACTACTCAGCTGcttactacttttccacatccAAATCATACATCCTGTTCTTCTTTTAAGCTTCAGGTGTTATTACAGCCTCAGACAGTTCTGATCTGGATTTTGTTCAAGCTTGCTCTTTACAACTCCAGATACAATTCCAGCCTtctattacatttacattttgacaatttcttcaacttttaaataaattcagctCAGAACTGGATGTCAAAATATGTCAATTGGACGTATAGACACTGGGTGAAGCCAGACCTAATGTCAGTAAAATGCTGTATGCATCATGAACCAGGGGAGGGCGTCATCTCTCCACACTTTTATCAAAACTGATGAAGGAGCGGTTGTCTCGGGTTTTTCGTAACTATActttagtatttttttaaaacccgAATTGTCATTTTTGTACACGGATAAAATTTCTAGTGCAGAACGTTATAAAGAGACCAGCATGCACTtcatatgtttgtttttgggtaTAGGCTAAATGTGGATGTGGATGTTTCTAATTAATGCAAAACCCTCCATGACACACTGTATCTATgatctatgttttttttagtatGTGTACACATTTACTACAGAACGGTCCAGATTTGGCCTCACATCAGTTTATTTCATCAGTCCCACTTTGATCTGAGTGGTCATTCATTGGGGAGGGGCAGACTGAGCATATCTTATTCTGATTGGTGGATTTTCTCGTCAATCGACATGATCTCGTCTGTGATTCGCTGTTACTCTTAAAGCCACGGAAGTGTCATTTTTGGACCTGAGCAAAACTTCGGCGTATATCGAGCGGCGGCAGCGGCTTCGAGCTGATTCATAACTTTGAGCACGAAATGGCCATCAGAAGGCACTAAAACAGGTATGTTCTAGAACTTTACCCCACGCACAGGACGGGATAGTATCACATATGACCCACTTTTGGTCGTAGATAATGCGAGTGTTGTGTTTGCTCTCTCAGGCACGTTCCGAATTTCATTGTCTTTTGACAACAACAAGCTAGCCCCAACTTTCCCTCTGTCTTGTAATGTTTTTAAACGGCAGACGTCGCGGTTAGTGCCCCTTTCTGTCGCTGAAATCGACTTTTCATTAAACCAGGAACACTTTTTAGTCGGATACTTCTCAGCTGTTTGTTAGTTTGTCTGGTATTCTCATCTGCTTCCACCAAAATAAGGAGGACGGCGACTCTTCATTTAAGATTGGCACTTCGTGGATACAGTGGTGGTTTAGTGGTAAGATTCTCTGTCTGTCTATTCTTAAGACATTTATGTATCTGTAATATAAGGCGTTCTTGAAGGCTAATCCCGGTATTTTCAGACTAAGATGATCtgttctacatttttttttacccatatTTCTCGTGACATTCCAGCGTGAAAGTATGAGAAACCACACATTGTGAAATACACAGGTTCTGCAGACCCACTACAGCCCCAATGCTGGTGGGCGTGGGTTTAAGTTGGAAATAACTACGAAATACGGAAGTTGTTGTGAGCGAGTTTAGACATGTCTGATGTCTCCTGTTGTCTCATTTCGTCAGTGGTCTGttctaataataatgatgatgatgatgatgtggttTGTGCTTGAATGCCTTTCATAACTTTACTGATAGTCAGTCAGTGTGCCACATGCAGAAAGAACGGAATCCAGCTTCTTTAAATATATTTCATTCTACATTCATGTGTAAATGATGCTATTTAAACTCAGATCAGCTCATAGGAATCAGAGGCCTTCCAGTGCTTAACAaccaaatgaaatgaaatgaaatctgTCTATTTTGTGAAAGCAGGACAACAGGGCATCACCCCATGCAGGTTGACCTAAATACTCTGAATTCTatggaaacacatttacatcaaGACAGATTCAGGGGCAAACAGTTCTGTTAATTTACTTATAGCCACACCCATAGCATATATAAACAGagagtgtttctgtgttgtacAAAAAACCGGCTTGACATTTACTTGGAACCCAGCTTTCACTTTGAGGGTGTAGCAGGTTTTGGGGAGAAAGGATTATAAACTGTGGGATTAAAGAGATAGGAAAAGGACCAGCACCCTTTTTAGGGGacgtaaaataaaatattgggCAGCTGTTAAAGGCCGCTGTTCAttggacagaaagagagaagtgTGTAAAAGAAGAGCACCAGTGTTAGCTGTGGGTGTTGTTTATGTCAACGTGAGCGAGCACATGCCTGCATAATTGTACATTTGCATTCCTCTGCATAAATGCATAGTAGAGTTTATTGGTTTTGTGCAAAAATATTCAATTTATTACAATGCACAACaaagaaatgttcattttttaaaaactttagCCAGACAACCTATTGTTTGTCACAGTGGTTACTTGCATATGAGCACCATGGATTCTTGGAAGTTTTAATCTGCAAATTTACAAATGATGTACTGTGTGGGTTAGTGTTGCTGGATGACAGATACAGATACACTCCAAAGAGTAAAAGAGTGTGATGTACAGTAACATACACTGCAATTTCAAAATGGAGCAGAAATGTCAAATAGCATCAGCTATGATTGTTCTTAAGTACATCTGAAacatgctgtttaaaaaaaaaaaaaaaaggataattGAGAGTGCGTGGAATCCTCACCCTTAGTTTAAAAAACTTTCCTCCTggaattaataaagtatttccgATTCTGTTTCTGATTTACACAAATAAGTGTGCAAAGGCATAGTGATATGATACTTTAATTAAAAGTTGCTTATTACTGAATAGAAGGACATGCAGGCTTTATGATGATGTTTATTAAGTCATCCGGAAACTGGAGTTGAGATGCTGGTAATATATACGATGATACCCTAAAGAAACTATACAGCAAATGTCTGCAACTTCCTCCTCAGATGCTGTAAAGGAAGCATGGTTGACCACAGTAGAGAGCCAGGTTGCTTTCAgcactgaacaaaaaaaagcatgacAGAATACAATCCGCCTGCTGTGTGAGACTGCAAACTCACCAACTCATTTCTG of the Parambassis ranga chromosome 8, fParRan2.1, whole genome shotgun sequence genome contains:
- the mpv17l gene encoding mpv17-like protein is translated as MRRAVLKEAAKRFPWLANVTLYGCLFAGGDLVHQLIAQKERMDWKHTRNVAIVAISFHGNFNYFWLRALERRFPGKSAGMVFRKLLLDQSFASPLATSVFYTGVSFLEGKEDIFEDWREKFFNTWKTGLMYWPFMQFLNFVLMPLYMRTAFMGCCAFLWATFLCFSRQSGDGTAAVALAFVMDPRKTLEDMREARLARKKQKAQREN